One segment of Pontibacter akesuensis DNA contains the following:
- the lpxA gene encoding acyl-ACP--UDP-N-acetylglucosamine O-acyltransferase gives MNQPLAYVHPEAKIAQNVVIEPFATIHKNVEIGEGTWIGSNAVIMEGARIGKNCKIFPGAVISSIPQDLKFAGEVTTAFIGDNTVIREFVTVSRGTIDKMRTVVGSNCLVMAYAHVAHDCTIGDSCIIGNAVQMAGHVDVGDFAIISATSAIHQFVKVGSHSFISGGSLVLKDVPPFVKAAREPLSYAGINSIGLRRRGYVSEQINDIQHVYRLLFLNGLNNSQALDKIEVELSPSRERDEIINFVRNSGRGIIKGYFAKDAN, from the coding sequence ATGAATCAGCCATTAGCATACGTACACCCAGAGGCTAAAATTGCACAAAATGTAGTGATAGAGCCGTTTGCCACCATTCACAAGAACGTGGAAATCGGCGAAGGCACCTGGATTGGCTCTAATGCCGTGATCATGGAAGGCGCACGCATCGGCAAGAACTGCAAGATCTTCCCGGGTGCGGTGATTTCTTCAATTCCCCAGGATCTGAAGTTTGCCGGTGAGGTAACAACCGCGTTTATTGGTGATAACACTGTGATACGCGAGTTTGTAACCGTAAGCCGCGGCACCATCGACAAGATGCGCACTGTGGTGGGCAGCAACTGCCTGGTGATGGCTTATGCACACGTAGCACACGACTGCACTATAGGTGACAGCTGCATCATTGGCAATGCCGTGCAGATGGCCGGCCATGTGGATGTGGGTGATTTTGCCATTATCAGTGCCACCAGCGCCATTCACCAGTTCGTGAAGGTTGGCTCGCATTCATTTATCTCCGGTGGTTCGCTGGTGTTGAAGGATGTTCCTCCGTTTGTGAAGGCTGCGCGTGAGCCACTTTCCTATGCGGGCATCAACTCCATTGGCTTGCGCCGCAGAGGGTACGTGAGCGAGCAGATCAACGACATTCAGCACGTGTACCGCCTGCTGTTCCTGAACGGCCTGAACAATAGCCAAGCCCTCGACAAGATTGAAGTGGAGCTTTCACCGAGCCGTGAGCGCGACGAGATCATCAACTTCGTTCGTAACTCCGGCCGCGGCATTATAAAAGGGTACTTCGCAAAAGATGCAAATTAA